In one window of Henckelia pumila isolate YLH828 chromosome 1, ASM3356847v2, whole genome shotgun sequence DNA:
- the LOC140874258 gene encoding uncharacterized protein: protein MGSVLSSLRELCDKCFDPCDRDPSAGITRFNLDGFEFVKELAESALKCYNEKERKNFSLEKVGKLNIFVTYYCLTFWARSAETGERPHFRGVVDVLGGVNVILCEIKDGDEITSPVDYSENYRLKRTCFKIVLVWKSFAVSFDGPWIDDYDYKDTANGSVDANSGTSVGRGGVDLCKVDGT, encoded by the exons ATGGGTTCAGTGTTGTCATCACTACGTGAA CTGTGTGACAAATGTTTCGACCCATGTGATCGTGACCCCAGTGCAGGGATCACACGCTTTAATTTGGATGGATTTGAATTTGTCAAAGAATTGGCGGAATCAGCCTTGAAATGCTACAATGAAAAAGAA CGAAAGAATTTCTCTCTCGAGAAGGTTGGCAAGCTTAACATATTTGTCACTTATTATTGCTTGACCTTTTGGGCTCGGTCTGCTGAAACTGGTGAGCGCCCTCATTTTCGAGGTGTTGTTGACGTGCTGGGTGGGGTTAATGTAATTCTTTGTGAGATCAAG gatgGCGATGAAATTACGAGTCCAGTTGATTATTCTGAAAATTATCGTCTCAAACGCACATG CTTTAAAATTGTCTTAGTTTGGAAGTCATTTGCTGTAAGCTTTGATGGTCCTTG GATCGACGATTACGACTATAAAGACACTGCCAATGGTTCTGTCGATGCCAATTCTGGGACATCTGTTGGTCGTGGTGGTGTAGATCTGTGCAAGGTGGATGGTACGTAA